One genomic window of Medicago truncatula cultivar Jemalong A17 chromosome 1, MtrunA17r5.0-ANR, whole genome shotgun sequence includes the following:
- the LOC25485684 gene encoding high mobility group B protein 7, which produces MATKGTKRVDAVDSRSASVLVRAKDGSAFAKCDECKKDVPVALIDMHNCSLEAKIKMNLESHAVEQAAEVKKPERKKPNSKEPNAKRAKVGKGKKVKDPNAPKRPPTAFFVFMDEFRKIFKEANPDSKDVKRVGKEAGEKWRSLTEEEKKPYLDKVVELKAEYDKAMELYNAATAESEDQEGSDKEDKEGQSDDKETAAAGEVEELTDEE; this is translated from the exons ATGGCAACGAAAGGTACGAAAAGGGTTGATGCCGTCGATTCTCGTTCCGCTTCCGTTCTCGTTCGTGCCAAAGATGGCAGTGCTTTTGCTAAATG TGATGAGTGTAAGAAAGATGTTCCTGTTGCACTCATTGACATGCACAATTGTAGCCTTGaagccaaaatcaaaatgaatctCG AATCTCATGCTGTTGAGCAAGCTGCTGAAGTGAAGAAACCTGAGAG gaAGAAGCCAAATTCAAAAGAACCAAATGCGAAAAGGGCTAAAGTTGGGAAAGGGAAAAAGGTTAAGGATCCTAATGCTCCTAAGCGTCCGCCAACtgctttctttgttttcat GGATGAGTTTAGAAAGATTTTTAAGGAAGCTAACCCTGATTCAAAGGATGTTAAGAGG GTTGGTAAGGAAGCTGGTGAGAAGTGGAGGTCTTTGACTGAGGAA GAGAAGAAGCCTTATTTGGATAAGGTTGTTGAACTCAAGGCAGAATATGATAAGGCCATGGAATTGTATAATGCTGCTACTGCTGAAAGTGAA GATCAAGAGGGTTCAGATAAGGAAGATAAGGAAGGCCAGTCTGATGACAAGGAAACTGCTGCTGCAGGAGAGGTGGAGGAGTTAACTGATGAAGAGTAG
- the LOC25485685 gene encoding LRR receptor-like serine/threonine-protein kinase FLS2, with translation MQFFTWVFNLVLIFSLLSNFFTESASSQETPPICSEEDRASLLSFKASISSDTTDTLSTWVGRDCCDGGWEGVQCHPSTGRVNVLQIQNSNVRDSGTYMKGTLSPALGNLHFLEVLMISGMKHITGPIPSSFSNLTYLTHLVLDDNSLGGCMPPSLGRLSLLQTISLSGNHLKGQIPPTIGNLKNLAQINIARNLLSGPIPLSFKTLRNLNYLDLSYNLLSGSIPDFVGEFQNLTNLDLSYNLLTGKIPISLFSLVNLLDLSLSYNKLTGYIPDQIGGLKSLTTLQLSGNQLTGNVPLSISKLQKLWNLNVSRNGLSGPLPAIPIKGIPALLSIDLSYNNLSLGSVPDWIRSRELKDVRLAGCKLKGDLPQFTRPDSLSSIDLSENCLVDGISNFFTNMSSLQEVKLSNNQLRFDISKIKLPSELSSLDLHGNLLIGSLTTIINSMTSSSLEVIDVSNNYISGHIPEFVEGSSLKVLNLGSNNISGSIPDSISNLIELEMLDISRNHIMGKIPSSLGQLQKLQWLDVSINGITGQIPGSLSQITNLKHASFRANRLCGEIPQTRPFNIFPPVAYAHNLCLCGKPLGPCKG, from the coding sequence ATGCAATTTTTCACATGGGTATTCAACCTTGTTCTGATATTTTCATTACTCAGCAACTTTTTCACAGAAAGTGCTTCATCACAAGAGACTCCTCCAATTTGTTCAGAAGAAGATAGAGCTTCTCTTCTCAGCTTTAAAGCAAGCATTTCGAGCGACACAACAGATACTTTATCTACATGGGTAGGCCGAGATTGCTGCGACGGAGGGTGGGAAGGAGTTCAATGTCATCCATCCACAGGTAGAGTTAATGTGTTGCAGATACAAAATTCTAATGTTAGAGATAGTGGCACTTATATGAAGGGCACTCTTTCTCCAGCACTTGGCAATTTGCATTTCTTAGAGGTATTGATGATAAGTGGGATGAAGCATATTACAGGACCAATTCCTTCTAGTTTCTCAAATTTAACCTACCTCACACATCTTGTTCTTGATGATAATTCACTTGGAGGGTGCATGCCTCCAAGCTTAGGTCGTTTGTCCTTACTTCAAACAATTTCATTGAGTGGTAACCATCTGAAAGGACAGATCCCTCCAACAATAGGGAATCTGAAAAACCTTGCTCAAATTAATATAGCAAGAAATTTGCTGTCAGGTCCTATCCCACTAAGTTtcaaaacccttagaaatttgAATTACCTTGACCTCAGTTACAATTTGTTATCAGGGTCTATCCCTGATTTTGTTGGGGAGTTTCAAAACTTGACTAATCTAGACCTATCCTATAACCTACTGACAGGAAAAATTCCAATTTCCTTGTTCAGCCTTGTCAACCTTTTAGACTTGTCCTTGAGCTATAACAAGCTCACAGGATACATTCCAGATCAGATAGGAGGCCTGAAATCCCTAACAACTCTTCAGCTTAGTGGCAATCAGCTCACAGGGAATGTTCCACTATCCATATCAAAACTGCAGAAACTTTGGAACCTTAATGTATCAAGAAATGGACTCTCAGGTCCCTTACCAGCAATTCCTATCAAGGGCATTCCTGCCCTTTTGTCCATAGACCTGTCTTATAATAATCTCAGCCTGGGAAGTGTACCTGATTGGATCAGAAGCAGGGAACTTAAAGACGTGCGTTTAGCCGGGTGTAAATTGAAGGGAGATCTTCCACAATTCACCAGACCAGACTCTTTGAGCTCCATAGACCTATCAGAGAACTGCCTGGTTGATGGTATTTCAAACTTCTTCACAAATATGTCAAGTTTGCAAGAGGTCAAGCTCTCAAACAACCAGTTGAGGTTTgacatttctaaaataaaattgccATCTGAGTTGTCTTCACTAGATTTGCATGGAAATCTATTGATCGGTTCACTGACAACAATCATAAATAGCATGACAAGCAGCTCTTTGGAGGTAATTGATGTATCAAATAATTACATTTCTGGTCACATTCCAGAATTTGTAGAAGGGTCAAGCTTGAAAGTGCTAAACTTGGGAAGCAACAATATCTCAGGTTCAATCCcagattcaatttcaaatttgattGAACTAGAGATGTTGGATATTTCAAGAAATCACATAATGGGAAAAATCCCTTCGAGTCTAGGTCAGTTGCAGAAACTACAGTGGCTTGATGTATCAATAAATGGAATAACAGGTCAAATCCCAGGTAGCTTATCACAGATAACTAATCTAAAGCATGCAAGTTTCAGGGCAAACAGGCTGTGTGGAGAAATACCACAAACTAGACCATTCAACATCTTTCCACCAGTTGCTTATGCCCACAACTTGTGCTTATGTGGCAAACCTTTGGGGCCATGCAAGGGATAG